In Nocardioides cavernae, a single genomic region encodes these proteins:
- a CDS encoding IclR family transcriptional regulator has product MVHDANQSPKSNTEGGIQSVARALSILELFDDRRPLITTNEIASLTGLNRGTAYRFCQTLRKLGYLEEVRQSTFRPGLKVLSLAQAALGGRGLVDLATPRLQQLRHDTGETVNLAQPDGNEVVYVARLLNDDLLALRLVVGSRLPMVSSSLGRAILAFMPPDARDAVLDSSDFPKLTTHTLTDRARLMDRLKEIRERGYALNDQEVAVGVRGVAAPVLGAGGVPIASINLSIARPLSTEDLEKLTPMLLDAARDIGRRVESIDKFGEQVS; this is encoded by the coding sequence GTGGTCCACGATGCGAACCAAAGCCCAAAGAGCAACACAGAGGGCGGTATCCAGTCCGTCGCACGCGCGCTGTCCATTCTCGAGCTCTTCGATGATCGGCGTCCGCTGATCACGACGAACGAGATCGCCTCATTGACGGGGCTCAATCGGGGCACGGCCTATCGATTCTGCCAAACGCTGCGCAAGCTCGGCTATCTCGAGGAGGTGCGACAGAGCACCTTCCGCCCGGGGCTGAAAGTGTTGTCGCTAGCGCAGGCAGCTCTCGGCGGGCGCGGGTTGGTCGACCTGGCGACCCCGCGCCTGCAGCAACTGCGTCACGACACCGGGGAGACGGTCAACCTCGCCCAGCCTGATGGCAACGAAGTGGTCTACGTGGCCCGCCTGCTCAACGACGACCTGCTCGCCCTTCGCCTGGTCGTGGGCAGTCGTCTGCCCATGGTGTCCTCTTCTCTCGGTCGGGCCATCCTCGCGTTCATGCCCCCCGACGCACGCGACGCGGTGCTCGACTCGAGTGACTTCCCCAAGCTCACGACGCACACCCTCACTGACCGGGCCAGACTCATGGATCGGCTCAAAGAGATCCGGGAGCGCGGCTACGCACTCAACGATCAAGAGGTCGCCGTCGGCGTACGAGGAGTCGCAGCCCCGGTGCTTGGGGCGGGTGGCGTGCCCATCGCGTCCATCAACCTGTCAATCGCACGGCCTCTCTCAACCGAAGACCTCGAGAAGCTCACGCCGATGCTCCTCGATGCAGCGCGCGACATCGGTCGGCGTGTGGAGTCGATCGACAAGTTCGGTGAGCAAGTGAGCTGA
- a CDS encoding (2Fe-2S)-binding protein: MGDQALGVRMRVNGRGVEVDCEPDALLVDSLRTDLRLYGTKLGCGTGDCGACTVLMDGEAVCSCLVFTRQCEGREIETVEGVAATETGARVASAIAEKGGVQCGICTPGFTVAACGALQRLGSLSREQAAAELAGNICRCTGYIAILDAVCSVHPGEASPAAVIGGDDA; the protein is encoded by the coding sequence ATGGGTGACCAAGCACTCGGCGTGCGGATGCGTGTCAACGGACGAGGCGTCGAGGTCGACTGTGAGCCGGACGCCCTGCTCGTCGACTCGCTGCGGACCGACCTCCGCCTCTACGGAACCAAGCTGGGATGCGGAACCGGGGACTGCGGTGCCTGCACGGTTCTGATGGATGGGGAGGCCGTGTGCTCCTGCTTGGTCTTCACTCGGCAGTGCGAGGGTCGTGAAATCGAGACCGTCGAGGGTGTTGCCGCTACGGAGACTGGTGCGCGAGTGGCGTCTGCGATCGCCGAGAAGGGTGGTGTCCAGTGCGGCATCTGCACCCCGGGCTTCACCGTGGCCGCGTGCGGGGCGCTCCAGCGGCTTGGATCGCTGAGCCGCGAGCAGGCCGCTGCTGAGCTGGCGGGAAACATCTGCCGATGCACGGGATACATCGCGATCCTCGACGCCGTCTGCTCGGTGCACCCAGGCGAGGCGTCACCTGCCGCCGTGATCGGAGGCGACGATGCCTGA
- a CDS encoding oxidoreductase yields the protein MSRPSRYDILFEPIEIGPRTMKNRFYQTPHCTGFGDVFPGGNAHHRAMKAEGGWAVVNTEATTIAPEYDWAGQMTNSRIWDDDDVRNWSLLVEKAHEHGALAGIQLHAGGGFLTAFDSRMPGRHVSDRLEEGGWLGSVIKMDKRDIREVQRQYVAAAQRAKRAGFDIINVWGGESAPLPVQFLMNLHNDRTDEYGGPLENRARFWLETLEQVKEEVDDIVLAARFCIDSLHGDDRGIRVDEEGVGFIELADHLVDFWDVQVGGEHAELWIKDAGPSRFYPENFQAEYVKKIRPHTKKPIIGVGRFTSPDVMVEVIKSGQQDIIGAARPSIADPFIPRKIEEGRFDDIRECIGCNVCVSRVNANWHLICTQNSAAGEEYRRGWNPEVIPLSRKQDRNVLVIGAGPAGMECATVLGKRGLENVHLVDSADDIGGHVRWISGLPGMGAWGRVTDWRKTQLAKLDNVQVITNTTLTPQEAYEYGADVVVVAIGAEWLGTGINGVTHTEIPGVDSSRPDVLTPEQLLRDGKPVPGRTVTVYDMEGYFMGPSIAEKLQREGHEVTLLTRFGHPGPYMDLTGENVHMRPLLEELGVTVVAEHVLATYEGGKVVADDHVAEGRTRSWDADAIVLCTQRRARTDYFKSLRDLHEEAGDSSEIQAVYQIGDCVAPRMLLADAVFDGARLAREIDEENPAVPLPWIRERRLMGATDETYAAVLNRPEGR from the coding sequence ATGTCGCGTCCCTCCCGGTACGACATCCTGTTCGAGCCGATCGAAATCGGCCCGCGGACCATGAAGAACCGCTTCTACCAGACCCCACACTGCACAGGCTTCGGGGACGTGTTCCCCGGCGGCAACGCGCACCACCGCGCAATGAAGGCTGAGGGCGGCTGGGCGGTCGTCAACACGGAGGCGACGACGATCGCCCCCGAGTACGACTGGGCCGGGCAGATGACGAATTCGCGCATCTGGGATGACGACGACGTGCGCAACTGGTCGCTCCTGGTGGAGAAGGCCCACGAGCACGGGGCGCTCGCGGGGATCCAGCTGCACGCTGGCGGCGGCTTTCTGACGGCGTTCGACAGCCGGATGCCTGGCCGCCACGTGTCGGACCGGCTCGAGGAGGGCGGCTGGCTCGGCTCAGTCATCAAGATGGACAAGCGCGACATCCGCGAAGTTCAGCGTCAGTATGTCGCCGCCGCCCAGCGCGCCAAGCGTGCCGGCTTCGACATCATCAACGTCTGGGGAGGTGAGTCTGCCCCGCTCCCGGTCCAGTTCCTCATGAACCTCCACAACGACCGCACTGACGAGTACGGCGGGCCCCTGGAGAATCGAGCCCGCTTCTGGCTCGAGACGCTGGAGCAGGTCAAGGAGGAGGTCGACGACATTGTGCTGGCGGCCCGCTTCTGCATTGACTCCCTGCACGGCGACGACCGTGGCATCCGGGTCGACGAGGAGGGCGTGGGCTTCATCGAGCTGGCCGACCACCTTGTCGACTTCTGGGACGTCCAGGTCGGCGGCGAGCACGCCGAGCTGTGGATCAAGGATGCCGGCCCATCTCGCTTCTACCCGGAAAACTTCCAGGCCGAGTACGTCAAGAAGATCCGGCCCCACACCAAGAAGCCCATCATCGGAGTCGGCCGCTTCACCAGTCCCGACGTGATGGTCGAGGTCATCAAGAGCGGACAGCAGGACATCATCGGTGCCGCGCGGCCGTCGATCGCCGACCCGTTCATCCCGCGCAAGATCGAGGAGGGGCGCTTCGACGACATTCGCGAGTGCATCGGCTGCAACGTATGCGTCAGCCGTGTGAATGCCAACTGGCACCTCATCTGCACTCAGAACTCGGCTGCGGGAGAGGAGTACCGCCGCGGCTGGAACCCCGAGGTCATCCCGCTGTCACGCAAGCAGGACCGCAACGTCCTGGTGATCGGTGCCGGTCCGGCAGGTATGGAGTGCGCCACGGTCCTCGGCAAGCGTGGCCTGGAGAACGTCCACCTGGTCGATTCCGCGGACGACATCGGCGGCCATGTGCGCTGGATCTCGGGCCTTCCCGGTATGGGCGCCTGGGGTCGCGTGACCGATTGGCGCAAGACCCAGCTGGCCAAACTCGACAATGTCCAGGTCATCACCAACACGACGCTCACGCCGCAGGAGGCGTATGAGTACGGCGCGGACGTCGTCGTCGTCGCGATCGGCGCGGAGTGGCTAGGGACCGGCATCAACGGCGTCACCCACACAGAGATCCCGGGAGTCGACTCCTCGCGTCCCGACGTGCTTACCCCCGAGCAGCTGCTGCGTGACGGCAAGCCGGTTCCGGGTCGCACGGTGACGGTTTACGACATGGAGGGCTACTTCATGGGCCCAAGCATCGCCGAGAAGCTGCAGCGTGAGGGCCACGAGGTCACCCTGCTCACCCGCTTCGGGCACCCCGGTCCGTACATGGACCTCACGGGCGAAAACGTGCACATGCGCCCGCTGCTCGAGGAACTCGGCGTCACCGTCGTCGCCGAGCACGTGCTGGCGACCTACGAGGGTGGCAAGGTGGTGGCCGACGACCACGTCGCCGAGGGGCGCACCAGGTCGTGGGACGCCGACGCGATCGTGCTCTGTACGCAGCGCCGCGCGCGCACCGACTACTTCAAGTCGCTGCGCGACCTTCACGAAGAGGCCGGTGACTCCTCCGAGATTCAGGCGGTGTACCAGATCGGTGACTGCGTAGCACCTCGCATGCTGCTCGCCGACGCGGTCTTCGACGGAGCCAGGCTCGCTCGTGAGATCGACGAGGAGAACCCCGCGGTGCCCCTGCCCTGGATTCGCGAGCGCCGTCTGATGGGCGCGACCGACGAGACCTATGCCGCCGTCCTCAACCGGCCCGAGGGGCGTTGA
- a CDS encoding hydantoinase B/oxoprolinase family protein, translating into MDGVRMAVLSSRMNVIVEGMMNTIFRSSRSGVLNAAHDFSCCIVSADHQLVIGAESLPIHMMSGPDLISRAIVEAYPEPKRGDAYLHNSPYNGNSHAADHCMVVPVVDEQGVHRFTILAKAHQADCGNSQPTTYMSNARDVYEEGALIFDACRVQNDYKDADDILRMLKLRIRVPDQWWGDYLALLGSVRLGERRMLELGEEIGWDVLDEFVVEWLNYSENMMSEAIAKLPAGSFSASTTHDPYPGAPDGVPIKVDVVVDPLAKRIDLDLRENVDCLPNGLNLTESTARTAAMIGVFNSIGEGVPPNAGSLRRLDVALRDNCAVGIPRHPHSCSAATTNLADRVSNMVQAAFAEYAEGVGMAECGAVIPAAAAVVSGRDPRSDHDFVNQIFLAVTGGAGTPWTDAWLTIFHVGCGGMLRRDSIEGAEMAHPILVRSQKLVQDTEGAGRYRGAPSAYVEYGPVGTTLSVAYGTDGAINPAKGVRGGAAGGPSQHYRRLRDGSLEELSQQGLIELGDGETIVSITAGGGGYGDPADRPADVVQRDVHERWISADRAMSVYGVALDEAGAVDEKRTRELRSEPLVDA; encoded by the coding sequence ATGGACGGCGTGCGCATGGCGGTCTTGAGCAGCCGCATGAACGTGATTGTCGAGGGAATGATGAACACCATCTTCCGCTCCAGCCGATCGGGCGTGCTGAACGCGGCGCACGACTTCTCGTGCTGCATCGTGAGCGCAGACCATCAGTTGGTGATTGGTGCGGAGAGCCTCCCGATCCACATGATGAGCGGTCCTGACCTCATCTCGCGTGCCATCGTTGAGGCCTACCCGGAGCCCAAGCGCGGCGACGCCTACCTCCACAACTCGCCCTACAACGGGAACTCGCACGCCGCCGACCACTGCATGGTGGTCCCGGTAGTCGACGAGCAGGGGGTGCACCGTTTCACCATCCTGGCCAAGGCCCACCAGGCCGACTGTGGCAACTCCCAGCCGACGACGTACATGTCCAACGCCCGCGACGTCTACGAGGAGGGCGCGCTCATCTTCGATGCTTGCCGCGTCCAGAACGACTACAAGGACGCAGACGACATCTTGAGGATGCTCAAGCTGCGCATTCGAGTCCCTGACCAGTGGTGGGGCGACTACCTGGCGCTGCTCGGTTCTGTCAGGCTGGGGGAACGTCGCATGCTCGAGCTCGGCGAGGAGATCGGTTGGGACGTGCTCGACGAGTTCGTGGTCGAGTGGCTCAACTACAGCGAGAACATGATGTCGGAGGCCATCGCCAAGCTCCCCGCCGGTTCTTTCTCGGCGAGCACCACGCACGACCCCTACCCAGGAGCACCGGACGGCGTGCCCATCAAGGTGGACGTCGTAGTCGACCCGCTCGCGAAAAGGATCGATCTCGATCTCCGGGAGAACGTTGACTGCCTGCCTAATGGCCTCAACCTCACCGAGTCGACAGCCCGCACAGCCGCAATGATCGGGGTCTTCAACTCCATCGGCGAGGGGGTGCCCCCGAACGCCGGCAGCCTCCGGCGGCTCGACGTGGCCCTGCGCGACAACTGCGCGGTAGGCATTCCGCGTCACCCGCACAGCTGCTCGGCCGCCACCACCAACCTCGCGGACCGAGTGTCCAACATGGTGCAGGCCGCGTTCGCGGAGTACGCGGAGGGCGTCGGCATGGCGGAGTGCGGAGCGGTCATCCCGGCAGCTGCGGCCGTGGTTTCCGGACGCGACCCACGCTCGGACCACGACTTCGTCAACCAGATCTTCCTGGCTGTGACTGGCGGAGCGGGAACCCCCTGGACCGACGCGTGGCTCACCATCTTCCATGTCGGTTGCGGCGGAATGCTGAGGCGCGACAGCATTGAGGGCGCCGAGATGGCCCACCCGATCCTCGTGCGCTCGCAGAAGCTGGTCCAGGACACCGAGGGCGCGGGACGGTATCGCGGTGCCCCGTCGGCATACGTCGAGTACGGCCCCGTGGGCACCACGTTGTCCGTCGCCTACGGCACGGACGGTGCCATCAACCCCGCGAAGGGCGTGCGCGGTGGCGCGGCCGGTGGGCCGAGCCAGCACTACCGCCGGTTGCGCGATGGCAGCCTCGAGGAGCTGAGCCAGCAGGGACTCATCGAGCTGGGAGATGGCGAGACCATCGTCTCGATCACTGCCGGCGGTGGCGGCTACGGCGACCCAGCAGATCGGCCCGCTGACGTCGTGCAGCGAGACGTGCACGAGCGATGGATCTCCGCAGATCGCGCGATGAGCGTCTACGGCGTGGCCCTCGACGAGGCCGGAGCCGTGGACGAGAAGCGGACGCGAGAGTTGCGGTCGGAGCCGCTCGTCGACGCGTGA
- a CDS encoding xanthine dehydrogenase family protein molybdopterin-binding subunit, with product MPERLGTEFGRRDGVDKASGRSRYTDDLASVPGTLHAAIARSEVSAGRLLAVDVDAARAFPGVVDVVTASDAPATLQGLFVADEPLLAVDRVRYRGEPIALVVAETRRAARAAALLVSPTIEAEPAVLTLEAAMAPDAVEVHAGQPNYTESSSITRGDVDAVFADAAHVVCTIVDSHRVHQTFIEPRAAVAEFSEGRLQVTCTTQAPFEVRSGLSSLFGLPMSQVGVRVPTLGGGFGGKLHLGMAAFASLLAMRTEQRVSLLCSREEEFLSPAPRENSHIELESAVGFDGSVLARRARVVLDSGAYAYDTPPIGSVAALQACGPYRADHVRIEAGYVHTHTVPTGSYRGPSGPQMSYAVEKHMNDIAERVGISFEAVREINALRDGDLGPTGHEMRDPAMATVLARARAYLEQWRAEAGPTDAGRLRGFGLGCAIWTVSPIGGSVAVTMNEDATATVLTGATEIGTGAVSETLAAIVADGLGIEPAAVHISSGDTDRGSYDHGSQGSRTLYGVGTALVSAVDQVRDILVQRFADDAEAAVEDCEVVDGKIAIRGVTGSEKALREVIGSAMGVSGPVAANGRFQPAAVPHDPGCVSGWVGAFNEPTFHAHVAQVEVDLATGVIEVQRYAAIHDTGPVLNPQGARGQVHGGVVQGLGYALTEEISADGDGRILNPNLHDYRVPTILDVPDQIDVSFVTEHPGSHGYRGIKGIGEAPAVPGAAAIGTALRDAVGRQPATCSLSAERVLRMLEHEGETDVA from the coding sequence ATGCCTGAGCGCCTCGGTACCGAGTTCGGTCGGCGGGACGGCGTCGACAAGGCAAGCGGCCGGTCCCGCTACACCGATGATCTCGCGAGCGTGCCCGGCACCCTTCACGCCGCCATCGCCAGGTCCGAAGTGAGCGCGGGACGTCTCCTCGCGGTGGACGTCGATGCGGCGCGTGCCTTTCCAGGAGTCGTCGACGTCGTGACCGCATCCGACGCGCCTGCCACCCTTCAGGGACTCTTCGTTGCCGACGAGCCGCTGCTCGCCGTCGATCGCGTGCGGTACCGCGGGGAACCGATCGCCCTCGTCGTGGCGGAGACGCGGCGTGCCGCTCGCGCCGCGGCTCTGCTCGTGAGTCCGACGATCGAAGCTGAGCCCGCCGTCCTCACGCTCGAAGCCGCGATGGCCCCCGATGCCGTGGAGGTCCACGCCGGCCAGCCCAACTACACAGAGTCGAGCAGCATCACGCGCGGCGACGTCGACGCTGTCTTCGCGGACGCTGCGCACGTCGTGTGCACGATCGTGGACTCACACCGTGTCCACCAGACCTTCATCGAGCCGCGGGCGGCTGTCGCCGAGTTCAGCGAAGGTAGATTGCAGGTCACCTGCACCACTCAGGCGCCTTTCGAGGTCCGGAGCGGTCTGAGCAGCCTCTTTGGGCTGCCGATGAGCCAGGTCGGAGTACGGGTCCCGACGTTGGGCGGGGGATTCGGCGGCAAGCTGCACCTGGGCATGGCCGCCTTCGCGTCGCTTCTCGCCATGCGTACGGAGCAACGCGTTTCGCTGCTGTGCAGCAGAGAGGAAGAGTTCCTGTCGCCGGCACCCCGGGAGAACTCACACATCGAGCTCGAATCCGCAGTCGGTTTCGACGGCTCGGTTCTCGCCCGGAGGGCCAGAGTGGTGCTCGACAGCGGCGCGTACGCATATGACACGCCGCCCATCGGCTCGGTCGCCGCTCTGCAGGCCTGTGGCCCGTACCGAGCGGACCACGTCCGGATCGAGGCCGGCTACGTGCATACCCATACGGTGCCGACCGGCTCCTACCGCGGGCCATCCGGACCACAGATGTCGTACGCGGTCGAGAAGCACATGAACGACATCGCCGAGCGAGTGGGTATCAGCTTCGAGGCCGTGCGTGAGATCAACGCCCTCCGCGATGGTGATCTCGGCCCGACGGGCCACGAGATGCGCGACCCCGCCATGGCGACGGTGCTGGCTCGTGCTCGGGCGTACCTCGAACAGTGGCGGGCAGAAGCAGGGCCGACTGATGCCGGCAGACTTCGCGGATTCGGACTGGGGTGTGCCATCTGGACTGTCTCGCCCATCGGTGGCTCGGTCGCTGTCACGATGAACGAGGATGCGACGGCAACTGTGCTGACCGGTGCGACCGAGATCGGCACCGGTGCGGTATCGGAGACCCTGGCCGCGATCGTGGCCGACGGTCTGGGCATCGAGCCGGCAGCTGTCCACATCTCCTCGGGGGACACCGATCGCGGATCCTACGACCACGGCTCGCAAGGAAGTCGCACGCTGTACGGCGTCGGCACCGCGCTCGTCTCGGCAGTCGACCAGGTGCGCGACATCCTCGTGCAGCGCTTCGCCGATGACGCCGAAGCAGCTGTGGAGGACTGCGAGGTGGTGGATGGCAAGATCGCCATCCGTGGCGTCACAGGATCCGAGAAGGCACTGCGCGAGGTCATCGGTTCGGCGATGGGCGTGTCCGGCCCTGTGGCGGCCAATGGTCGCTTCCAGCCGGCGGCCGTCCCGCACGACCCCGGTTGCGTCTCCGGCTGGGTCGGCGCCTTTAACGAACCGACCTTCCACGCCCACGTCGCCCAGGTCGAGGTCGACCTCGCCACGGGCGTGATCGAGGTCCAGCGCTACGCAGCGATCCACGACACCGGTCCGGTCCTCAACCCTCAAGGAGCGCGGGGACAGGTGCATGGGGGAGTGGTCCAAGGCTTGGGCTACGCCTTGACGGAGGAGATCAGTGCGGATGGCGACGGCCGCATCTTGAACCCCAACTTGCACGACTACCGGGTCCCTACGATCCTTGACGTTCCCGACCAGATCGACGTGTCCTTCGTGACTGAGCACCCCGGGAGCCATGGGTATCGGGGTATCAAGGGCATAGGCGAGGCCCCCGCCGTCCCGGGGGCCGCTGCCATCGGCACCGCCCTGCGCGACGCGGTCGGCCGCCAGCCCGCCACCTGCTCGCTGAGTGCAGAGCGAGTGCTGAGGATGCTTGAGCATGAAGGGGAAACCGATGTTGCGTGA